The following are encoded in a window of Mycobacterium vicinigordonae genomic DNA:
- the rplX gene encoding 50S ribosomal protein L24, translating to MKVHKGDTVLVIAGKDKGAKGKVIQAYPDRNRVLVEGVNRIKKHTAISTNQRGARSGGIVTQEAPIHVSNVMVVDSDGKPTRVGYRVDDETGKRVRVSKRNGKDI from the coding sequence GTGAAGGTCCACAAAGGCGACACCGTGTTGGTGATCGCGGGCAAAGACAAAGGCGCCAAGGGCAAGGTCATCCAGGCCTACCCGGATCGCAACCGGGTGCTGGTCGAGGGTGTCAACCGGATCAAGAAACACACGGCGATCTCCACCAACCAGCGTGGTGCGCGCTCCGGCGGCATCGTCACCCAGGAAGCGCCCATCCACGTCTCCAACGTGATGGTGGTCGACTCCGACGGCAAACCCACCCGCGTGGGCTACCGGGTGGACGACGAGACCGGCAAGCGGGTCCGCGTCTCTAAGCGCAACGGCAAGGACATCTGA
- a CDS encoding formylglycine-generating enzyme family protein, translated as MLTQLIELPGGSFRMGSTSFYPEEAPIHTVTVAAFAIERHPVTNAQFAEFVAATGYVTVAEQPLNPALYPGANPGDLTPGAMVFRPTTGPVDLRDWRQWWHWVPGACWRSPFGPGSDTRDRADHPVVQIAYPDAAAYARWAGRRLPTEVEWEYAARAGATGVYPWGEVDKPGGRLMANTWQGRFPYRNDGALGWVGSSPVGTFPPNAFGLVDMIGNVWEWTATEFSAHHRLDQPAKACCTPTGPANPAVSQALKGGSHLCAPEYCHRYRPAARSPQSQDTATTHIGFRCVADSATG; from the coding sequence GTGCTGACTCAGCTGATCGAACTGCCCGGCGGATCCTTCCGCATGGGCTCGACCAGCTTCTATCCCGAAGAAGCGCCGATTCACACCGTCACCGTGGCCGCCTTCGCGATCGAGCGGCACCCGGTGACCAACGCACAGTTCGCCGAATTCGTCGCAGCCACAGGCTATGTGACGGTCGCCGAGCAGCCACTGAACCCCGCACTGTATCCGGGGGCCAATCCCGGCGACCTGACGCCGGGGGCGATGGTGTTTCGCCCGACCACAGGTCCGGTCGACCTGCGGGACTGGCGGCAATGGTGGCATTGGGTGCCCGGTGCCTGTTGGCGCAGCCCCTTCGGTCCGGGCAGCGACACTCGGGACAGGGCCGACCATCCCGTCGTGCAGATCGCCTATCCCGACGCCGCGGCCTATGCGCGGTGGGCGGGGCGGCGGTTGCCAACCGAGGTCGAGTGGGAGTACGCCGCGCGGGCCGGGGCGACGGGTGTCTACCCGTGGGGTGAGGTAGACAAGCCCGGCGGCCGGCTGATGGCCAACACGTGGCAGGGCCGGTTCCCGTACCGCAACGACGGTGCGCTGGGCTGGGTCGGTAGCTCGCCGGTCGGGACTTTTCCGCCCAACGCGTTCGGTCTGGTCGACATGATCGGCAATGTATGGGAGTGGACCGCAACGGAATTCAGTGCCCATCACCGATTGGATCAGCCGGCCAAGGCCTGCTGTACACCGACTGGACCCGCCAACCCAGCGGTCAGCCAAGCGCTCAAGGGTGGCTCGCATCTGTGCGCGCCGGAATACTGCCACCGGTACCGGCCGGCGGCACGATCGCCGCAGTCACAGGACACTGCGACCACCCACATCGGATTTCGCTGCGTGGCGGATTCGGCAACAGGGTAA
- the rpsH gene encoding 30S ribosomal protein S8 encodes MTMTDPIADFLTRLRNANSAYHDEVSLPHSKIKANIAEILKKEGYITDFRTEDARVGKSLVVQLKYGPSRERSIAGLKRVSKPGLRVYAKSTNLPRVLGGLGVAIISTSSGLLTDRQAARQGVGGEVLAYVW; translated from the coding sequence ATGACTATGACGGATCCGATCGCAGACTTCTTGACCCGTCTGCGCAACGCCAACTCGGCGTACCACGACGAAGTGAGCCTGCCGCACTCCAAGATCAAGGCCAACATCGCCGAGATCCTCAAGAAGGAGGGCTACATCACCGACTTCCGGACCGAGGACGCCCGGGTCGGCAAGTCGCTCGTCGTGCAGCTCAAGTACGGGCCGAGCCGGGAACGCAGCATCGCGGGCCTAAAGCGTGTCTCCAAGCCCGGTCTGCGCGTATACGCGAAGTCCACCAACCTGCCGCGGGTCCTCGGTGGCCTCGGGGTGGCGATCATTTCGACGTCGTCGGGTCTGCTCACCGACCGTCAGGCAGCCAGGCAGGGCGTGGGCGGCGAAGTCCTCGCGTACGTCTGGTAA
- the rplE gene encoding 50S ribosomal protein L5: MTTAEKTQPRLKERYRNEIRDALHKQFGYGNVMQIPTVTKVVVNMGVGDAARDAKLINGAVNDLGLITGQRPEIRKARKSIAQFKLREGMPIGARVTLRGDRMWEFLDRLTSIALPRIRDFRGLSPKQFDGVGNYTFGLAEQSVFHEIDVDKIDRVRGMDISVVTSATNDEEGRALLRALGFPFKEN; the protein is encoded by the coding sequence ATGACCACTGCAGAGAAGACTCAGCCGCGCCTGAAAGAGCGCTACCGCAACGAGATTCGCGATGCGCTGCACAAGCAGTTCGGATATGGCAACGTCATGCAGATCCCGACGGTCACCAAGGTTGTGGTCAACATGGGCGTGGGCGATGCCGCCCGCGACGCGAAGCTGATCAACGGCGCGGTCAACGACCTCGGTCTGATCACCGGGCAGCGGCCCGAGATCCGTAAGGCGCGCAAGTCCATTGCGCAGTTCAAGTTGCGCGAGGGCATGCCGATCGGCGCGCGTGTGACACTTCGCGGCGACCGGATGTGGGAGTTCCTCGACCGGCTCACGTCGATCGCGCTGCCCCGCATCCGTGACTTCCGCGGCTTGTCGCCCAAGCAGTTCGACGGTGTCGGCAACTACACCTTCGGTTTGGCCGAGCAGTCGGTGTTCCACGAGATCGACGTGGACAAAATCGACCGGGTCCGCGGCATGGACATCAGCGTCGTCACCTCGGCGACGAACGACGAAGAAGGACGAGCGCTGTTGCGGGCCCTCGGCTTTCCCTTCAAGGAGAACTGA
- the rpmD gene encoding 50S ribosomal protein L30 produces MSQLKITQVRSTIGTRWKQRESLRTLGLRKIRHSVIRDDNAQTRGLIAVVQHLVEVEEAK; encoded by the coding sequence ATGAGTCAACTGAAGATCACCCAGGTGCGCAGCACCATTGGGACACGCTGGAAGCAGCGCGAAAGCCTACGTACGTTGGGCCTGCGCAAGATTCGTCACTCGGTGATCCGCGACGACAACGCGCAGACCCGCGGGCTGATCGCGGTTGTGCAGCACCTCGTTGAGGTGGAGGAGGCCAAGTGA
- a CDS encoding type Z 30S ribosomal protein S14 has translation MAKKALVNKAARKPKFAVRGYTRCSKCGRPRAVFRKFGLCRICLREMAHAGELPGVQKSSW, from the coding sequence ATGGCGAAGAAGGCACTGGTCAACAAGGCCGCACGCAAGCCGAAGTTCGCGGTGCGCGGCTACACACGCTGCAGCAAGTGCGGCCGGCCGCGCGCGGTGTTCCGCAAGTTCGGGTTGTGCCGGATCTGTTTGCGCGAGATGGCGCACGCGGGTGAACTGCCCGGCGTGCAGAAGAGCAGCTGGTGA
- the rplO gene encoding 50S ribosomal protein L15, which yields MTIKLHDLKPAPGSKTARTRVGRGEGSKGKTAGRGTKGTKARKNVPATFEGGQMPIHMRLPKLKGFRNRFRTEYQVVNIGDIDRLFPEGGTIGVDELVAKGAVRKNSLVKVLGDGKLTVKVDLTAHKFSGSAREKITAAGGSATEL from the coding sequence GTGACCATCAAGCTCCATGACCTGAAGCCCGCGCCGGGGTCGAAGACCGCGCGCACGCGCGTCGGTCGCGGTGAAGGTTCCAAGGGCAAGACCGCGGGCCGCGGTACCAAGGGTACGAAGGCTCGCAAGAACGTGCCGGCAACCTTCGAGGGTGGGCAGATGCCCATTCACATGCGGCTGCCCAAGCTGAAGGGTTTCCGCAACCGCTTCCGTACCGAGTACCAGGTCGTCAATATCGGTGACATCGACCGGTTGTTTCCCGAGGGTGGGACCATCGGGGTCGACGAGTTGGTGGCTAAGGGTGCCGTTCGTAAGAACTCTTTGGTCAAGGTGCTCGGTGACGGGAAGCTGACCGTCAAGGTGGACCTGACCGCGCACAAGTTCAGCGGCAGCGCACGCGAGAAGATCACCGCGGCGGGCGGCTCGGCCACCGAGCTATAG
- a CDS encoding DUF4436 domain-containing protein, with protein sequence MVIVYALSLVGVHYLQRSDGPLPPLDLSQGGSDATIVQLRLEELKPVVNRLTVNVLVYPGISLYDNRYDVLATDVAVRLYPTSDLGDLRYPKGKAPAQLTTTVEAHGDPGNWPFDSYRTEPIAADAFVGSGDNVKKVPARVEVTGALDGWEVSVNRRHDTAMLPTSRGMDNGDVVITFKRAKGPLIFDLGICLVLIALPTLALLVAVPMALGKRKFLPPFATWYAANLFAIVPLRNILPGAPPPGSWIDQAIVQWVLIALVTAMSLYIFAWVRQGD encoded by the coding sequence ATGGTGATCGTCTACGCCCTGTCCCTGGTCGGTGTGCACTACCTGCAGAGATCAGATGGTCCGCTGCCGCCGCTGGATCTAAGCCAGGGCGGCAGCGACGCCACGATCGTTCAGCTGCGGTTGGAGGAGCTCAAACCGGTCGTCAACCGGTTGACCGTGAATGTGCTTGTCTATCCAGGCATTTCGTTGTATGACAATCGCTACGACGTGCTCGCTACCGATGTCGCGGTGCGTCTGTACCCAACGAGCGATCTGGGCGACCTGCGCTACCCGAAAGGAAAGGCACCGGCCCAGCTCACCACCACTGTCGAGGCGCACGGCGATCCGGGCAACTGGCCGTTCGATTCCTACCGCACCGAGCCGATCGCCGCAGACGCGTTCGTCGGCTCCGGCGACAACGTCAAGAAGGTGCCGGCCCGGGTCGAAGTGACCGGTGCGCTGGACGGTTGGGAAGTAAGCGTCAACCGCCGGCACGACACCGCCATGCTGCCGACGTCGCGCGGGATGGACAACGGCGACGTCGTCATCACGTTCAAACGGGCGAAGGGTCCCCTGATCTTCGACCTTGGCATCTGTTTGGTGCTGATCGCATTGCCCACGTTGGCGCTGCTGGTGGCGGTTCCGATGGCCTTGGGGAAAAGGAAGTTCCTGCCGCCGTTCGCGACGTGGTACGCCGCCAACCTGTTCGCGATCGTCCCGCTGCGCAATATTCTTCCGGGCGCTCCGCCGCCCGGTTCCTGGATCGACCAGGCCATCGTGCAGTGGGTGTTGATCGCCCTGGTGACGGCAATGAGCTTGTATATCTTCGCCTGGGTGCGCCAAGGAGACTGA
- the rplN gene encoding 50S ribosomal protein L14, with amino-acid sequence MIQQESRLKVADNTGAKEILCIRVLGGSSRRYAGIGDVIVATVKDAIPGGNVKRGDVVKAVVVRTVKERRRPDGSYIKFDENAAVIIKPDNDPRGTRIFGPVGRELREKRFMKIISLAPEVL; translated from the coding sequence GTGATTCAGCAGGAATCGCGGCTGAAGGTCGCCGACAACACGGGCGCCAAGGAGATCTTGTGCATCCGGGTGCTCGGCGGCTCGTCGCGACGCTACGCCGGCATCGGTGACGTGATCGTCGCGACCGTCAAAGACGCCATCCCCGGCGGCAACGTAAAGCGCGGGGATGTCGTCAAGGCCGTCGTGGTCCGCACGGTCAAGGAGCGTCGCCGTCCCGACGGCAGTTACATCAAGTTCGACGAGAACGCCGCGGTGATTATCAAGCCCGACAACGATCCGCGCGGCACCCGCATCTTCGGCCCGGTCGGTCGCGAGCTGCGCGAGAAGCGGTTCATGAAGATCATCTCGCTCGCCCCGGAGGTGTTGTAG
- the rpsE gene encoding 30S ribosomal protein S5, translating to MAEQSAGGQGPDSRDSRDGRDGRGRRDGGGRGGRDRDRDGDKSNYLERVVAINRVSKVVKGGRRFSFTALVIVGDGNGMVGVGYGKAKEVPAAIAKGVEEARKGFFRVPLIRGTITHPVQGEAAAGVVLLRPASPGTGVIAGGAARAVLECAGVHDILAKSLGSDNAINVVHATVAALKMLQRPEEVAARRGLPIEDVAPAGMLKARRESDAVAAAAAREASQS from the coding sequence ATGGCGGAACAGTCCGCTGGGGGCCAGGGCCCCGACAGCCGCGACTCGCGCGACGGCCGGGACGGCCGGGGGCGCCGGGACGGCGGCGGCCGCGGTGGTCGCGACCGTGACCGCGACGGCGATAAGAGCAACTACCTGGAGCGGGTCGTCGCGATCAACCGTGTCTCCAAGGTGGTCAAGGGTGGACGGCGATTCAGCTTCACCGCCCTGGTCATCGTGGGCGACGGCAACGGCATGGTCGGGGTCGGATATGGCAAGGCCAAGGAAGTTCCGGCCGCCATCGCCAAGGGCGTCGAGGAGGCTCGCAAGGGCTTCTTCCGGGTCCCGCTGATCCGCGGCACCATCACGCACCCGGTGCAGGGTGAAGCCGCTGCCGGTGTGGTGCTGCTGCGACCGGCCAGCCCGGGTACCGGTGTGATCGCCGGTGGTGCGGCGCGTGCGGTACTGGAATGCGCTGGCGTGCACGACATCCTGGCCAAGTCGCTGGGTAGTGACAACGCGATCAATGTGGTGCACGCTACCGTCGCGGCACTGAAGATGTTGCAGCGTCCCGAAGAGGTGGCCGCCCGGCGCGGTCTGCCGATCGAGGATGTTGCCCCGGCCGGCATGCTCAAGGCACGCCGCGAAAGCGACGCGGTAGCCGCCGCTGCGGCCCGGGAGGCTAGCCAATCATGA
- the rplR gene encoding 50S ribosomal protein L18, with protein MGQNASATRRVSRLRRHARLRKKISGTAERPRLVVNRSSRHIHVQLVNDLNGTTVAAASSIEADVRGLEGDKKARSVRVGQLIAERAKAAGVDSVVFDRGGYTYGGRIAALADAARENGLSF; from the coding sequence GTGGGGCAGAACGCATCCGCGACTCGGCGGGTATCCCGGCTGCGCAGGCACGCACGGCTGCGCAAGAAGATCTCCGGTACCGCGGAGCGTCCCCGTCTGGTGGTGAACAGGTCGTCGCGGCACATTCACGTGCAACTGGTGAACGACCTCAACGGCACCACGGTGGCCGCCGCTTCGTCGATTGAAGCCGACGTCCGCGGCCTGGAGGGAGACAAGAAAGCCCGTAGCGTGCGGGTCGGCCAGTTGATCGCGGAGCGGGCCAAGGCCGCCGGCGTCGACTCCGTGGTCTTCGACCGCGGCGGCTACACCTACGGTGGACGTATCGCGGCTCTGGCCGATGCCGCGCGCGAGAACGGATTGAGTTTCTGA
- the rplF gene encoding 50S ribosomal protein L6, whose amino-acid sequence MSRIGKQPVPVPSGVDVTIEGQNVSVKGPKGTLELTVAEPITVSRNDSGAIVVSRPDDERHNRSLHGLSRTLVANLVTGVTEGYTTKMEIHGVGYRVQLKGTNLEFALGYSHPVVIEAPDGITFAVQAPTKFTISGIDKQKVGQISANIRRLRRPDPYKGKGVRYEGEQIRRKVGKTGK is encoded by the coding sequence ATGTCGCGTATTGGTAAGCAGCCGGTTCCGGTCCCCAGCGGAGTCGATGTCACGATCGAGGGCCAAAACGTCTCGGTCAAGGGGCCCAAAGGCACCCTGGAGTTGACGGTCGCCGAACCGATCACGGTGTCGCGCAACGATTCCGGTGCCATCGTGGTTTCCCGGCCGGACGACGAGCGGCACAACCGCTCGCTGCACGGGCTGTCCCGCACCCTGGTGGCCAACTTGGTCACCGGCGTGACCGAGGGGTACACCACCAAGATGGAGATCCACGGCGTCGGTTACCGTGTGCAGCTCAAAGGCACCAACCTGGAGTTCGCGCTGGGATACAGCCACCCCGTAGTGATCGAGGCTCCGGACGGCATCACTTTCGCGGTACAGGCTCCCACCAAGTTCACTATCTCTGGGATCGACAAGCAGAAGGTCGGCCAAATCTCGGCGAATATCCGTCGTCTGCGCCGTCCCGACCCGTACAAGGGCAAGGGCGTGCGCTACGAGGGCGAGCAGATCCGCCGCAAGGTCGGAAAGACAGGTAAGTAG
- a CDS encoding arylsulfatase — MTGSTEFQGKIALDIRDSEPDWGPYAAPTAPENSPNVLYVVWDDIGIATWDCFGGLVEMPAMTRIAERGVRLSQFHTTALCSPTRASLLTGRNATTVGMATIEEFTDGFPNCNGRIPADTALLSEVLSERGYNTYCVGKWHLTPLEESSMASTKRHWPLARGFERFYGFMGGETDQWYPDLVYDNHPVDPPGTPEDGYHLSKDLADKAIEFIRDAKVIAPDKPWFSYVCPGAGHAPHHVFAEWADKYAGVFDMGYEKYREIALEKMKAMGIVPADTELSPVNPYIDVKGPHGEPWPLQDTVRPWDSLNDEEKKLFSRMAEVFAGFLSYTDAQIGRILDYLEESGQLDNTIIVVISDNGASGEGGPNGSVNEGKFFNGYIDTVEESMKLFDHLGGPETYNHYPIGWAMAFNTPYKLFKRYASHEGGIADTAIISWPRGIAAHGEVRDNYINVCDITPTVYDLLGMAPPDIVKGIPQKPLDGVSFKAALADSTADTGKKTQFYTMLGTRGIWHEGWFANTLHAASPAGWSQFDRDSWELFHIEADRSQCHDVSAEHPDKLEELKALWFTEAEKYNGLPLADLNLMETLGRYRPSLAGDRNRYVYYPYCADVGLGAAVELRGRSFAVLADVTVDTTGAEGVLFKQGGAHGGHVLFLQDGRLHYVYNFLGERQQLVSSNGPIPLGRHLFGARYERSGTVENSHTPIGDVTLYFDDHPVGSLAAVVSHPGTFGLAGAGITVGRNGGSAVSSRYKAPFNLTGASVAQVTVDLSGRPYEDVEKDIALAFSRD; from the coding sequence ATGACAGGGTCGACCGAGTTTCAAGGAAAAATCGCGCTCGATATTCGCGATTCCGAACCGGATTGGGGCCCGTACGCGGCGCCGACCGCCCCGGAGAACTCGCCGAATGTCCTCTACGTGGTGTGGGATGACATCGGGATCGCGACCTGGGACTGCTTCGGTGGTTTGGTCGAGATGCCCGCGATGACGCGCATCGCCGAGCGCGGGGTGCGACTGTCGCAGTTCCACACCACGGCGTTGTGCTCGCCTACCCGGGCGTCGCTGCTGACCGGACGCAACGCGACGACTGTCGGCATGGCCACGATCGAAGAATTCACCGACGGTTTCCCCAACTGCAACGGCCGCATTCCGGCCGACACAGCGCTGCTCTCCGAAGTGCTCAGCGAGCGTGGTTACAACACCTACTGCGTAGGAAAGTGGCATCTGACCCCGCTGGAAGAATCCAGCATGGCCTCGACCAAGCGGCACTGGCCGCTCGCGCGTGGTTTCGAACGCTTCTACGGGTTCATGGGCGGCGAGACCGACCAGTGGTACCCGGACCTGGTGTACGACAACCACCCGGTAGATCCGCCCGGCACCCCCGAAGACGGCTACCACCTGTCGAAAGACCTCGCGGACAAGGCAATTGAGTTCATCCGCGACGCCAAGGTGATCGCCCCCGACAAGCCATGGTTCAGCTACGTCTGCCCAGGTGCCGGACACGCGCCGCATCACGTGTTCGCCGAGTGGGCCGACAAGTACGCTGGTGTCTTCGACATGGGTTACGAGAAGTACCGTGAGATCGCGCTGGAAAAGATGAAGGCGATGGGGATCGTGCCCGCCGACACCGAGTTGTCGCCGGTGAACCCCTATATCGACGTCAAGGGCCCGCACGGCGAGCCGTGGCCGTTGCAGGACACGGTGCGGCCATGGGACTCGCTCAACGACGAAGAGAAGAAACTGTTCTCCCGGATGGCCGAGGTCTTTGCCGGCTTCCTGAGCTATACCGACGCCCAGATCGGCCGGATCCTGGACTACTTGGAGGAGTCCGGTCAGCTGGACAACACCATCATCGTGGTGATCTCCGACAACGGCGCCAGCGGCGAAGGCGGCCCTAACGGTTCGGTTAACGAAGGCAAGTTCTTCAACGGCTACATCGACACCGTGGAGGAGAGCATGAAGCTCTTCGACCACCTCGGCGGACCCGAGACCTACAACCACTATCCGATCGGTTGGGCGATGGCGTTCAACACGCCCTACAAGCTGTTCAAGCGCTACGCCTCACACGAGGGAGGGATCGCTGACACCGCAATCATCTCCTGGCCCAGAGGTATTGCCGCCCACGGTGAGGTCCGCGACAATTACATCAACGTCTGCGACATCACTCCGACCGTTTACGACCTGCTGGGGATGGCCCCCCCGGATATCGTCAAAGGCATCCCGCAGAAGCCCTTGGACGGTGTGAGTTTCAAAGCGGCCCTTGCCGATTCGACGGCCGACACCGGCAAGAAGACGCAGTTCTACACAATGCTGGGCACCCGGGGGATCTGGCATGAGGGCTGGTTCGCCAACACGTTGCACGCCGCCTCCCCGGCGGGCTGGTCGCAGTTCGACCGAGACAGCTGGGAGCTGTTCCACATCGAAGCAGACCGCAGCCAGTGCCACGATGTGTCCGCCGAGCACCCGGACAAGCTGGAGGAGCTCAAGGCGCTGTGGTTCACCGAAGCCGAGAAGTACAACGGGCTGCCGCTGGCCGACCTGAATCTGATGGAGACGCTGGGCAGGTACCGGCCCAGCCTGGCTGGCGACCGCAACCGCTACGTCTACTATCCCTATTGCGCCGACGTGGGCCTCGGTGCCGCCGTCGAACTCCGCGGCCGTTCGTTCGCTGTGCTGGCCGACGTCACGGTGGACACCACCGGTGCCGAAGGGGTTTTGTTCAAACAGGGCGGTGCGCATGGCGGGCATGTGCTCTTTCTTCAGGACGGACGCCTGCATTACGTCTACAACTTCCTCGGTGAACGCCAACAGCTAGTCTCCTCCAACGGCCCGATCCCACTGGGCAGGCACCTGTTCGGGGCCCGGTACGAACGCAGCGGAACCGTTGAGAACAGCCATACCCCGATCGGCGACGTGACGTTGTACTTCGACGACCACCCGGTGGGATCACTGGCCGCAGTGGTCAGCCACCCGGGCACGTTCGGGCTCGCCGGTGCCGGCATCACGGTGGGACGCAACGGCGGATCGGCTGTGTCCAGCCGCTACAAGGCACCCTTCAACCTGACCGGTGCCTCGGTCGCCCAGGTCACCGTCGACTTGTCCGGACGGCCGTACGAAGACGTGGAAAAAGATATCGCGCTTGCCTTTTCGCGGGACTGA
- a CDS encoding DUF4436 domain-containing protein, with the protein MSYQAPPPAPPPTQPSGPPTQPSGPPTQPSGPPTQPSGPPGPQPKSRGRRIAIDLAVVLAVVVVYVLSLFGVHLLATSAVGMEEPNLDTSDNTVVQVKLEELDTVNNRLKVSVLVKPQKSLINPKYYVLAQDVTVRMFPENDLGDLVYPVGKSPAQQTTYIDAEGDPANWPFDTYRSPKISAEVFAGTGDNRTVEDARVEITGSVGGWDVSLRRVQSPGDEDPRPDDVIITLQRSKSTLIFDIGIILVLISLPALALWVSIPMALGKKKFLPPFVSWFAAMLFAVVPLRTIFPGKPPEGSWIDQAITLWVLLALIVAMTLYILAYRKQSD; encoded by the coding sequence ATGAGTTATCAGGCCCCGCCGCCCGCACCACCGCCGACGCAACCGTCAGGGCCGCCGACGCAACCGTCAGGGCCGCCGACGCAACCGTCAGGGCCGCCGACGCAACCGTCGGGTCCGCCGGGGCCGCAGCCCAAGTCGCGCGGCAGACGCATCGCAATCGACCTGGCCGTGGTGTTGGCCGTCGTAGTGGTCTATGTGCTCTCGCTGTTCGGTGTCCATCTCCTGGCTACGTCGGCGGTGGGCATGGAAGAGCCGAACCTGGACACCAGCGACAACACGGTGGTCCAGGTGAAGCTGGAGGAGTTGGACACGGTCAACAACCGGCTGAAGGTCAGTGTGCTGGTCAAGCCGCAGAAATCGCTGATCAACCCGAAGTACTATGTGCTGGCTCAAGACGTCACCGTGCGCATGTTCCCGGAGAACGACCTCGGGGACCTGGTGTACCCGGTCGGCAAGTCTCCGGCACAGCAGACCACTTACATCGACGCTGAGGGCGACCCCGCCAATTGGCCTTTCGACACCTACCGGAGCCCGAAGATCTCCGCCGAGGTCTTCGCGGGGACCGGCGACAACCGCACCGTGGAAGACGCCCGCGTCGAAATCACCGGTTCGGTAGGAGGATGGGACGTCAGCCTCCGTCGGGTGCAGTCCCCGGGCGATGAGGATCCCCGCCCCGACGACGTGATCATCACGCTGCAAAGGTCCAAGAGCACGCTGATATTCGATATCGGCATCATCTTGGTCCTTATCTCGCTGCCGGCGTTGGCCCTGTGGGTGTCCATCCCGATGGCGCTGGGAAAGAAGAAGTTCCTGCCGCCGTTCGTCTCCTGGTTCGCTGCCATGCTCTTCGCGGTGGTCCCGTTGCGGACTATCTTCCCCGGCAAACCCCCGGAGGGTTCCTGGATCGACCAGGCCATCACGTTGTGGGTGCTGCTTGCGCTCATCGTGGCGATGACCCTCTACATCTTGGCCTACCGAAAACAGTCGGACTGA
- the pstS gene encoding phosphate ABC transporter substrate-binding protein PstS, translated as MIRTRAAALLTAGALMLSACDNTGATLPYISGAKVDCGGKQTLAASGSTAQAHAMTHFVSAYHKACPDQTLNYNANGSGAGISEFLSSKTDFAGSDSPLSVEQQAAAKVRCGGADAWNLPVVFGPLAITYNLANVDTLVLDGPTLAKIFNGTITRWDDPALTALNASMPAEEIRVVYRNDASGTTENFQSYLQAASGGAWREGTGKKFNGNIGVGATGNKGTSELVRSTEGSISYNELSFALEQGLYAAEIKTPASRRSLRPVRIGTDTVGKTISAARIVGSGNDLVLDISSFYNPAHPDVYPIVLATYEIVCSRYPTAEVAQAVKAFLQAAIGPGQLDLNKSGYIPLSPAFQARVSEAVDAISAASGSIQTD; from the coding sequence ATGATCCGAACCCGGGCCGCGGCGTTGCTCACCGCGGGGGCACTGATGTTGTCGGCGTGCGACAACACTGGGGCCACCCTGCCCTACATCAGTGGCGCGAAGGTGGACTGCGGCGGAAAGCAGACTCTGGCCGCCAGCGGCTCGACCGCACAAGCCCATGCCATGACCCACTTCGTCAGCGCGTACCACAAAGCCTGCCCCGACCAGACGCTAAACTACAACGCCAACGGATCAGGTGCGGGAATCAGCGAATTCCTCTCTAGCAAAACAGATTTCGCTGGCTCCGACTCGCCGCTATCGGTAGAGCAGCAGGCCGCGGCCAAAGTGCGATGCGGCGGCGCCGACGCGTGGAACCTGCCGGTGGTTTTCGGCCCGCTCGCCATCACCTACAACCTGGCCAACGTGGACACCTTGGTGCTGGACGGGCCCACGCTGGCCAAGATCTTCAACGGCACCATCACAAGATGGGACGACCCGGCTCTCACCGCACTCAACGCGTCAATGCCCGCCGAGGAGATCCGCGTCGTCTACCGCAACGACGCCTCCGGCACCACCGAGAACTTCCAGTCCTATCTGCAGGCGGCGTCCGGCGGAGCCTGGCGTGAAGGCACCGGCAAGAAATTCAACGGCAACATCGGCGTCGGCGCCACCGGCAACAAAGGTACTTCGGAGCTGGTCAGATCCACCGAAGGCTCGATCAGCTACAACGAATTGTCCTTCGCCCTCGAGCAGGGCCTCTACGCCGCCGAGATCAAGACGCCGGCGAGCCGCAGGTCGCTGCGACCGGTACGGATCGGCACCGACACAGTCGGCAAGACGATCAGCGCCGCAAGGATCGTGGGAAGCGGCAACGACCTTGTCCTCGACATCTCGTCGTTCTACAACCCAGCCCACCCCGACGTCTACCCGATTGTCCTGGCCACCTACGAGATCGTGTGCTCGCGGTATCCCACAGCCGAGGTCGCCCAGGCCGTCAAGGCGTTCCTGCAGGCCGCAATTGGGCCGGGTCAGCTCGACCTGAACAAGTCCGGCTACATCCCGCTTTCGCCCGCGTTCCAGGCCAGGGTCTCCGAAGCGGTCGACGCGATAAGCGCGGCAAGTGGCTCGATCCAGACGGATTGA